A single region of the Dehalococcoidia bacterium genome encodes:
- a CDS encoding zf-HC2 domain-containing protein, with protein MRCAEMQELLFAYAAEELTPEIRGLADRHLSDCAGCRQMLAALAEVRQQLATLKEVPQFPDLRKTTMSRLAQLPQFRS; from the coding sequence ATGAGATGCGCTGAGATGCAGGAACTCCTCTTCGCTTACGCTGCTGAAGAGTTGACACCGGAAATTCGGGGGTTGGCGGATAGACATTTGTCGGATTGTGCCGGATGTCGGCAAATGCTTGCGGCATTGGCCGAGGTTAGGCAACAGCTAGCTACCCTAAAAGAGGTCCCGCAATTCCCGGACCTCAGAAAAACTACGATGTCACGGCTAGCCCAACTTCCGCAGTTTCGAAGCTGA
- a CDS encoding RNA polymerase sigma factor produces MDEARIIESIRQGHIDAFEEIVEHYQMPMVRYLYRLTGDFAVAQDLAQDTFFQAYRGIDSFNTHISFKAWLYRIATNNARQYYRRKRRIPFIPFSDYGRQAVSAKDSAPERIEQQMAIEESLLEVPYDQRKCMVLHFIEGFKYGEIALIVGISEEAVRKRLARGSRRFRAAYGEMSGGTGE; encoded by the coding sequence GTGGATGAAGCCCGGATCATAGAATCGATACGCCAGGGCCATATCGACGCGTTCGAAGAAATCGTGGAGCATTATCAGATGCCGATGGTGCGTTATCTGTATCGCTTGACCGGTGATTTCGCTGTGGCACAGGACCTGGCTCAGGACACCTTCTTCCAGGCATACCGCGGCATCGACAGCTTCAATACACACATTTCGTTCAAGGCATGGCTCTACCGGATTGCCACCAACAATGCGCGCCAGTATTATCGCCGAAAGCGCCGTATTCCATTTATCCCATTCAGCGATTATGGGAGACAGGCTGTTTCGGCGAAGGATTCCGCTCCAGAGAGGATCGAGCAGCAGATGGCTATCGAAGAGTCCTTGTTGGAGGTTCCTTACGATCAGCGAAAATGCATGGTGCTCCACTTCATTGAAGGATTCAAGTATGGAGAAATCGCCCTGATTGTGGGCATATCCGAGGAAGCGGTTCGCAAGAGACTGGCCAGGGGAAGCCGGAGATTCCGAGCAGCTTATGGAGAAATGTCAGGGGGTACCGGAGAATGA